The Phoenix dactylifera cultivar Barhee BC4 chromosome 9, palm_55x_up_171113_PBpolish2nd_filt_p, whole genome shotgun sequence genome window below encodes:
- the LOC120111846 gene encoding probable xyloglucan endotransglucosylase/hydrolase protein 23 yields the protein MASSLCSNAGNFLLFLALASHLASVSFAGNFYQDVDITWGDGRAKILNNGELLTLSLDKSSGSGFQSKKEYLYGKIDMQIKLVSGNSAGTVAAYYLSSQGAAHDEIDFEFLGNLSGDPYVVHTNVYTQGKGNREMQFYLWFDPTMDFHTYSLLWNPKHVVFYVDGTPIREFKNRESAGMAYPKNQAMKVYSSLWNADDWATRGGLVKTDWSKAPFTASFRNLNAMGCVWASGASSSSCSSVNNTWMWQEFDSASLQRLRWVQENYMIYNYCTDVKRFPQGLPPECSMS from the exons ATGGCCTCCTCTCTTTGTTCTAATGCTGGCAATTTCTTGCTTTTCTTGGCATTAGCTAGCCATTTAGCCAGTGTCTCCTTCGCTGGTAACTTCTACCAGGATGTTGATATCACTTGGGGTGACGGTCGAGCCAAAATTCTCAACAATGGCGAGCTGCTGACCCTGTCGCTTGACAAGTCCTCGGGTTCAGGCTTCCAATCAAAGAAGGAGTATTTGTACGGGAAGATCGACATGCAAATCAAGCTTGTCTCAGGAAACTCAGCTGGAACCGTCGCTGCCTACTAT CTATCGTCGCAGGGGGCGGCACATGATGAGATCGACTTCGAGTTCCTCGGTAACCTCAGTGGAGATCCTTACGTAGTCCATACCAATGTGTACACCCAAGGGAAGGGGAACAGGGAGATGCAGTTCTACCTCTGGTTTGATCCCACCATGGACTTCCACACCTACTCCCTCCTCTGGAATCCTAAACACGTTGT CTTCTATGTGGATGGGACACCCATTAGAGAGTTCAAGAACAGAGAGTCGGCTGGCATGGCGTACCCGAAGAACCAGGCGATGAAGGTCTACTCGAGCCTGTGGAACGCCGATGACTGGGCCACGAGAGGCGGGCTGGTGAAGACCGACTGGTCGAAGGCGCCTTTCACCGCATCCTTcaggaacttgaatgccatggGATGTGTGTGGGCTTCcggtgcctcctcctcctcctgctcttCGGTTAACAACACATGGATGTGGCAGGAGTTTGATTCCGCCAGTTTGCAGAGACTGAGATGGGTGCAGGAGAACTACATGATTTATAACTACTGCACTGATGTGAAGAGATTCCCTCAGGGGCTTCCTCCTGAATGCTCCATGAGTTAA